One Phaseolus vulgaris cultivar G19833 chromosome 11, P. vulgaris v2.0, whole genome shotgun sequence genomic window carries:
- the LOC137820380 gene encoding uncharacterized protein isoform X2: protein MAHTLTLPPISYSLAKTLNPISPFHKSLPFSSSILSRQKPIRRSLFRSVLRSTAAEFSDSVDDEEESAELGELDVIALEQEAKDAAQAYSSSLSQVLTIDEEKNDHEETAQSRSRSARRTKSIPDNLLQRVAIVGRPNVGKSALFNRLVGRNRAIVVDEPGVTRDRLYGRSYWGEHEFMVVDTGGVITVSKSQATVMEELAITTTIGMDGIPLAVREAAVARMPSMIERQATAAVEESSVIIFLVDGQAGLTAADEEIADWLRRNYSDKHVILAVNKCESPRKRIIQTSEFWSLGFEPLPISAISGTGTGELLDLVCSGLQKVEESNILEEEEEYVPAISIVGRPNVGKSSILNALVGEDRTIVSPISGTTRDAIDTEFTGPDGQKFQLIDTAGIRKRAAIASAGSTTEALSVNRAFRAIRRSDVVALVIEAMACITEQDYKIAERIEKEGKGCVIVVNKWDTIPNKKQQTALHYEEDVREKLRSLDWAPIVYSTAIAGHSVDKIIVAASEVEKERSRRLGTSILNQVVLEAVAFKPPPRTRGGKRGRVYYCTQAAIRPPTFVFFVNDAKLFPETYRRYMERQLRTDAGFSGTPIRLLWRSRRKMGKDESKAVTRTQENLTSNDPKLVSTAP from the exons ATGGCACACACTCTAACACTACCACCCATCTCTTACTCTCTCGctaaaaccctaaaccccaTTTCCCCATTCCACAAATCTCTTCCCTTCTCCTCTTCAATCCTTTCTCGCCAAAAGCCCATTCGCCGCTCCCTATTCCGCTCCGTCCTGCGCTCTACCGCCGCCGAATTCTCCGACAGTGTCGACGACGAAGAAGAATCGGCGGAACTGGGCGAGCTCGATGTCATCGCCCTCGAACAAGAAGCAAAGGACGCTGCCCAAGCTTATTCAAGCTCTCTGTCTCAAGTTCTGACCATTg ACGAGGAGAAAAATGATCACGAGGAAACAGCTCAATCCCGCAGTAGAAGTGCACGTAGAACAAAATCT ATCCCGGACAATCTTCTCCAAAGGGTCGCAATTGTTGGAAGGCCAAATGTTGGCAAGTCAGCATTGTTTAATCGTCTTGTTGGG AGAAACAGGGCTATTGTGGTGGATGAACCTGGGGTTACCAGGGATCGTTTATATGGTCGATCGTATTGGGGAGAGCATGAATTCATGGTAGTGGACACAGGGGGGGTTATCACTGTTTCAAAGTCACAAGCTACTGTTATGGAAGAGCTGGCTATTACTACTACCATTGGTATGGATGGCATTCCACTTGCTGTTAGGGAAGCAGCTGTTGCCAGGATGCCCTCAATGATCGAGAGACAAGCAACTGCAGCTGTGGAAGAATCATCTGTTATTATTTTCCTGGTCGATGGTCAG GCAGGACTAACAGCAGCTGATGAGGAGATTGCTGATTGGCTGCGTAGAAACTACTCAGATAAACATGTAATTCTCGCAGTTAACAAGTGTGAATCTCCCCGCAAAAGAATTATCCAGACATCTGAATTTTGGTCCCTTGG ATTTGAACCACTTCCAATATCAGCAATCTCAGGGACTGGAACTGGAGAGCTTCTTGACCTTGTTTGTTCTGGCTTACAGAAAGTTGAG GAATCAAAtattcttgaagaagaagaagaatatgtTCCGGCAATTTCCATTGTTGGTAGGCCAAATGTTGGCAAAAGTAGCATTTTGAATGCATTGGTTGGTGAGGACAGAACAATAGTTAGCCCCATCAGTGGCACTACTCGTGATGCTATTGATACTGAATTTACTGGACCAGATGGACAG AAGTTCCAACTTATCGATACTGCTGGAATCAGGaaaagagcagccatagctTCAGCAGGGAGTACAACAGAGGCTTTGTCAGTGAATCGAGCATTTCGTGCTATTCGTCGTTCTGATGTTGTTGCTCTTGTCATTGAGGCCATGGCTTGTATCACAGAACAG GACTACAAGATAGCTGAGAGGAtagaaaaagaaggaaaaggTTGTGTGATAGTTGTAAACAAGTGGGATACAATACCAAATAAAAAGCAGCAGACTGCATTACACTATGAGGAAGATGTCAGGGAGAAGCTTCGCTCACTTGATTGGGCTCCAATTGTTTATTCTACTGCTATAGCTGGTCATAGTGTTGACAA GATTATTGTTGCAGCCAGTGAAGTTGAAAAGGAAAGATCTAGAAGACTTGGCACTTCTATATTGAATCAAGTAGTTCTGGAAGCAGTAGCTTTTAAGCCTCCGCCTAGGACACGTGGTGGAAAAAGAGGGCGTGTTTACTATTGCACTCAG GCTGCCATAAGGCCACCTACATTTGTCTTCTTCGTCAATGATGCAAAACTTTTTCCTGAGACTTACAGGCGCTATATGGAGAGGCAGCTGCGTACGGACGCAGGTTTTTCTGGAACACCCATACGACTTCTATGGCGCAGCAGAAGGAAAATGGGCAAAGATGAAA GCAAAGCTGTAACAAGGACCCAAGAGAATCTTACATCAAATGATCCAAAATTGGTATCAACTGCACCATAA
- the LOC137820380 gene encoding uncharacterized protein isoform X1 — MAHTLTLPPISYSLAKTLNPISPFHKSLPFSSSILSRQKPIRRSLFRSVLRSTAAEFSDSVDDEEESAELGELDVIALEQEAKDAAQAYSSSLSQVLTIEDEEKNDHEETAQSRSRSARRTKSIPDNLLQRVAIVGRPNVGKSALFNRLVGRNRAIVVDEPGVTRDRLYGRSYWGEHEFMVVDTGGVITVSKSQATVMEELAITTTIGMDGIPLAVREAAVARMPSMIERQATAAVEESSVIIFLVDGQAGLTAADEEIADWLRRNYSDKHVILAVNKCESPRKRIIQTSEFWSLGFEPLPISAISGTGTGELLDLVCSGLQKVEESNILEEEEEYVPAISIVGRPNVGKSSILNALVGEDRTIVSPISGTTRDAIDTEFTGPDGQKFQLIDTAGIRKRAAIASAGSTTEALSVNRAFRAIRRSDVVALVIEAMACITEQDYKIAERIEKEGKGCVIVVNKWDTIPNKKQQTALHYEEDVREKLRSLDWAPIVYSTAIAGHSVDKIIVAASEVEKERSRRLGTSILNQVVLEAVAFKPPPRTRGGKRGRVYYCTQAAIRPPTFVFFVNDAKLFPETYRRYMERQLRTDAGFSGTPIRLLWRSRRKMGKDESKAVTRTQENLTSNDPKLVSTAP, encoded by the exons ATGGCACACACTCTAACACTACCACCCATCTCTTACTCTCTCGctaaaaccctaaaccccaTTTCCCCATTCCACAAATCTCTTCCCTTCTCCTCTTCAATCCTTTCTCGCCAAAAGCCCATTCGCCGCTCCCTATTCCGCTCCGTCCTGCGCTCTACCGCCGCCGAATTCTCCGACAGTGTCGACGACGAAGAAGAATCGGCGGAACTGGGCGAGCTCGATGTCATCGCCCTCGAACAAGAAGCAAAGGACGCTGCCCAAGCTTATTCAAGCTCTCTGTCTCAAGTTCTGACCATTg AAGACGAGGAGAAAAATGATCACGAGGAAACAGCTCAATCCCGCAGTAGAAGTGCACGTAGAACAAAATCT ATCCCGGACAATCTTCTCCAAAGGGTCGCAATTGTTGGAAGGCCAAATGTTGGCAAGTCAGCATTGTTTAATCGTCTTGTTGGG AGAAACAGGGCTATTGTGGTGGATGAACCTGGGGTTACCAGGGATCGTTTATATGGTCGATCGTATTGGGGAGAGCATGAATTCATGGTAGTGGACACAGGGGGGGTTATCACTGTTTCAAAGTCACAAGCTACTGTTATGGAAGAGCTGGCTATTACTACTACCATTGGTATGGATGGCATTCCACTTGCTGTTAGGGAAGCAGCTGTTGCCAGGATGCCCTCAATGATCGAGAGACAAGCAACTGCAGCTGTGGAAGAATCATCTGTTATTATTTTCCTGGTCGATGGTCAG GCAGGACTAACAGCAGCTGATGAGGAGATTGCTGATTGGCTGCGTAGAAACTACTCAGATAAACATGTAATTCTCGCAGTTAACAAGTGTGAATCTCCCCGCAAAAGAATTATCCAGACATCTGAATTTTGGTCCCTTGG ATTTGAACCACTTCCAATATCAGCAATCTCAGGGACTGGAACTGGAGAGCTTCTTGACCTTGTTTGTTCTGGCTTACAGAAAGTTGAG GAATCAAAtattcttgaagaagaagaagaatatgtTCCGGCAATTTCCATTGTTGGTAGGCCAAATGTTGGCAAAAGTAGCATTTTGAATGCATTGGTTGGTGAGGACAGAACAATAGTTAGCCCCATCAGTGGCACTACTCGTGATGCTATTGATACTGAATTTACTGGACCAGATGGACAG AAGTTCCAACTTATCGATACTGCTGGAATCAGGaaaagagcagccatagctTCAGCAGGGAGTACAACAGAGGCTTTGTCAGTGAATCGAGCATTTCGTGCTATTCGTCGTTCTGATGTTGTTGCTCTTGTCATTGAGGCCATGGCTTGTATCACAGAACAG GACTACAAGATAGCTGAGAGGAtagaaaaagaaggaaaaggTTGTGTGATAGTTGTAAACAAGTGGGATACAATACCAAATAAAAAGCAGCAGACTGCATTACACTATGAGGAAGATGTCAGGGAGAAGCTTCGCTCACTTGATTGGGCTCCAATTGTTTATTCTACTGCTATAGCTGGTCATAGTGTTGACAA GATTATTGTTGCAGCCAGTGAAGTTGAAAAGGAAAGATCTAGAAGACTTGGCACTTCTATATTGAATCAAGTAGTTCTGGAAGCAGTAGCTTTTAAGCCTCCGCCTAGGACACGTGGTGGAAAAAGAGGGCGTGTTTACTATTGCACTCAG GCTGCCATAAGGCCACCTACATTTGTCTTCTTCGTCAATGATGCAAAACTTTTTCCTGAGACTTACAGGCGCTATATGGAGAGGCAGCTGCGTACGGACGCAGGTTTTTCTGGAACACCCATACGACTTCTATGGCGCAGCAGAAGGAAAATGGGCAAAGATGAAA GCAAAGCTGTAACAAGGACCCAAGAGAATCTTACATCAAATGATCCAAAATTGGTATCAACTGCACCATAA